A window of Deltaproteobacteria bacterium contains these coding sequences:
- a CDS encoding B12-binding domain-containing radical SAM protein — MHVTLIRPPKITTDFSPHTQSGVPPLALACLAAVLEEVGHTVDVIDAYGEAPNRALDIPGTNLTTVGLTADELAALVPRDTDVIGLTCMFSQDWLYAKRVIAAVHAAVPDAPIVVGGEHVTADPEHVLRTAPAVTACVLGEGEETLVEFLDAVSRDRDLRSVAGVVLRAGDGPPIRTAPRARVRAIDDLPWPAWHLVPTLTVYLDNHFGFEEQNRRAMPMMATRGCPYRCTFCSSPSMWGTNWLARDPRDVIDEIRYYYQQYRIEHVEFYDLTAIVDRRWILDFTKMLSAERLPITWRLPSGTRSEALDADVLQAMVRSGCEAIVYAPESGSPRTLARIKKKVNPERMLRSMRAAVRAGMHVRGHFIMGMPGQTLSEVAETFRFIAKMAWVGVHDVNTYFFYPYPGSEMYRELVAQGRIDPSSAAYDELLAGACFTDFKAIRSWSDHFSPAMLRVLCLGSMAFFYALSFFFWPLRPVRTFWRVVRGRPFTWIERFLHAGFRQYVLGRRVSRVGMSCSSAALPTRAAVGRAPRMRPRVTRVARAAS, encoded by the coding sequence ATGCACGTCACGCTGATCCGGCCTCCCAAGATAACGACCGACTTCTCACCGCACACGCAGTCCGGCGTGCCGCCGCTCGCGCTGGCGTGCCTCGCGGCCGTCCTGGAGGAGGTCGGGCACACCGTCGACGTCATCGATGCGTACGGCGAAGCGCCCAATCGTGCGCTCGACATCCCCGGCACGAATCTGACCACCGTCGGACTGACTGCAGACGAGCTCGCCGCGCTGGTCCCGAGGGACACAGACGTCATCGGGCTGACCTGCATGTTCTCCCAGGACTGGCTCTATGCGAAGCGGGTGATCGCCGCCGTACATGCAGCCGTCCCCGACGCGCCGATCGTCGTGGGCGGGGAGCACGTCACCGCGGATCCCGAGCACGTGCTGCGGACCGCGCCGGCCGTCACCGCTTGCGTTCTCGGCGAGGGCGAGGAGACGCTCGTCGAGTTCCTGGACGCCGTGTCGCGCGATCGCGACCTACGGAGCGTCGCCGGGGTCGTGCTGCGCGCGGGCGACGGCCCGCCGATCCGAACCGCGCCTCGCGCCCGCGTCCGCGCCATCGACGACCTGCCCTGGCCGGCCTGGCACCTGGTCCCGACCCTGACGGTCTACCTGGACAACCACTTCGGCTTCGAGGAGCAGAACCGTCGCGCCATGCCGATGATGGCGACACGGGGCTGCCCCTACCGCTGCACATTCTGCTCGAGTCCCTCGATGTGGGGCACGAACTGGCTGGCGCGCGATCCGCGGGACGTCATCGACGAGATCAGGTACTACTACCAGCAGTACCGGATCGAGCACGTCGAATTCTACGATCTGACGGCGATCGTCGACCGCCGGTGGATCCTCGACTTTACGAAGATGCTCTCCGCCGAGCGGCTTCCGATCACGTGGCGCCTCCCCTCGGGCACCCGCTCGGAGGCTCTGGACGCGGACGTCCTCCAAGCGATGGTGAGGAGCGGCTGCGAGGCGATCGTCTACGCGCCCGAGAGTGGCTCGCCGCGCACGCTGGCCCGCATCAAGAAGAAGGTGAACCCCGAGCGGATGCTGAGGTCAATGCGAGCGGCGGTTCGCGCAGGGATGCACGTCCGCGGCCACTTCATCATGGGAATGCCCGGTCAGACACTGTCGGAGGTCGCGGAGACGTTTCGCTTTATCGCGAAGATGGCGTGGGTGGGGGTGCACGACGTCAACACGTACTTCTTCTATCCATATCCCGGTAGCGAGATGTACCGGGAGCTGGTTGCGCAGGGGAGGATCGACCCCAGCTCGGCCGCTTATGACGAGCTGCTCGCCGGCGCGTGCTTCACCGACTTCAAGGCGATCCGTTCCTGGTCGGACCACTTCTCACCTGCCATGCTTCGCGTCCTCTGCCTGGGGAGCATGGCGTTCTTCTACGCCCTGAGCTTCTTCTTCTGGCCGCTCCGTCCGGTGCGGACGTTCTGGCGCGTCGTCCGCGGGCGACCCTTCACGTGGATCGAACGCTTCCTGCACGCAGGCTTTCGCCAATACGTCCTGGGACGCAGGGTATCCCGGGTGGGGATGTCCTGCTCCTCTGCTGCCCTACCTACCCGCGCGGCTGTCGGCAGAGCGCCCCGCATGCGGCCGCGCGTCACCAGGGTGGCCCGCGCGGCGTCCTGA